One part of the Quercus lobata isolate SW786 chromosome 7, ValleyOak3.0 Primary Assembly, whole genome shotgun sequence genome encodes these proteins:
- the LOC115953108 gene encoding probable sucrose-phosphatase 2 yields MDRLKTSARLMIVSDLDHTMVDHHDSENLSLLRFNALWESNYRHDSLLVFSTGRSPVLYKKLREEKPLLTPDITIMSVGTEITYGNLMVPDDGWVEILNQKWDRSIVIEESKKFPELTLQAETELRPHKVSFYVEKDKAQAVSKALMERFEKHGLDVKIIYSGGMDLDILPQGAGKGQALAYLLKKFKTEGKLPNNTLVCGDSGNDAELFSIPEVYGVMVSNAQEELLKWHAENAKNNPKIIHATERCAAGIMQAIGHFGLGPNTSPRDIMDFLDCKLENVNPGHEVVKFYLFYERWRRAEVENFEPYLASLKATCDPSGVHIEPTGSEHSLCDGIDGMRSIYGDKQGKQFRVWIDRVLPTQISSNTWLVKLNKWELSGEERKCCKTTVIISSKDAAVPSDGFTWMHVHQTWSEEETNLKDHSSSIIVF; encoded by the exons ATGGATAGGCTAAAGACCTCGGCACGTCTCATGATTGTTTCGGATCTTGATCATACGATG GTTGATCATCATGATTCTGAGAACCTTTCTCTGCTCAGATTTAATGCCTTGTGGGAATCCAATTATCGTCATGATTCTCTGCTAGTTTTCTCTACTGGAAGATCACCTGTTCTTTACAAGAAGTTGAGGGAAGAGAAACCCTTGTTAACTCCAGATATAACAATAATGTCTGTTGGAACCGAGATAACATATGGCAACTTAATGGTGCCAGATGATGGTTGGGTTGAAATCTTAAATCAGAAATGGGATAGGAGCATAGTCATAGAggaatcaaaaaaatttcctgaGCTCACTCTTCAG GCGGAGACAGAGCTACGACCACACAAGGTTAGCTTTTATGTTGAGAAAGACAAGGCTCAGGCTGTGTCGAAGGCTCTTATGGAGCGTTTTGAAAAGCATGGA CTGGatgttaaaataatttatagtgGAGGAATGGATTTGGATATATTACCACAAGGTGCTGGAAAAGGGCAAGCTCTTGCATATCTGCTAAAAAAGTTTAAGACTGAGGGAAAACTGCCTAATAACACTCTTGTTTGTGGTGACTCTGGAAATGATGCTGAGCTATTCAGCATACCAGAAGTGTACGGTGTCATG GTTAGCAATGCCCAAGAAGAATTGCTGAAGTGGCACGCTGAAAATGCTAAGAATAACCCCAAGATTATTCATGCAACAGAGAGGTGTGCAGCTGGGATCATGCAAGCTATTGGTCATTTTGGCCTCGGCCCAAACACATCTCCTAGAGATATCATGGACTTTTTGGACTGCAAGCTGGAAAATGTAAATCCTGGACATGAAGTAGTGAAATTTTACTTGTTCTATGAGAGATGGAGGCGTGCAGAAGTTGAGAATTTTGAGCCATATCTGGCAAGTCTGAAAGCAACTTGT GATCCATCTGGGGTTCATATCGAACCAACTGGCTCTGAACATTCTCTTTGTGATGGCATAGATGGAATGAGATCGATCTATGGAGACAAACAGGGAAAGCAATTTCGGGTTTGGATTGATAGGGTGTTGCCCACACAAATCAGTTCAAACACATGGCTTGTGAAGTTAAATAAGTGGGAGTtatctg GTGAGGAACGCAAATGTTGCAAAACCACTGTTATAATAAGTTCAAAG GATGCCGCGGTTCCATCGGATGGATTCACTTGGATGCATGTGCATCAGACATGgtcagaagaagaaacaaatctTAAAGATCATTCAAGTTCAATCATCGTATTCTAG
- the LOC115951804 gene encoding uncharacterized protein LOC115951804, with translation MRTTIVSEIENLLDELHDLEEVLVQAWHIWNQRNRVVYGGKFHEPGWLITRARELLEDFRTAQDQMRTETAMQPARVTWQPPPQSVFKLNFDAVVFSCLNSSGFGAVIRNDKGEVMAAMAAKGPAVLCSEEAELLACRKAIEFAVDAGFSEFVIEGDNGSATSAISTIQLDQSLMGNVVGDIQHLIRNLHWVRIDCIRRGGNRVAHVLAQFARNIFEDRYWMEDVPPIAREVVYQDVNFVN, from the coding sequence ATGAGAACCACGATTGTCTCTGAAATCGAGAACCTGTTAGATGAGTTGCATGATCTGGAGGAGGTTTTGGTGCAAGCTTGGCATATTTGGAATCAAAGAAATCGGGTTGTATATGGAGGGAAATTTCATGAACCGGGATGGTTGATCACTCGAGCAAGGGAGCTGTTAGAGGACTTTCGGACTGCCCAAGATCAGATGAGAACTGAAACAGCGATGCAGCCAGCTCGTGTTACCTGGCAGCCTCCTCCACAGTCCGTTTTCAAACTTAATTTTGATGCAGTGGTATTTTCCTGCCTCAATAGTTCTGGTTTTGGTGCTGTAATTCGCAATGACAAAGGGGAGGTTATGGCAGCCATGGCAGCCAAGGGTCCGGCGGTGCTGTGCAGTGAGGAAGCGGAACTTCTTGCATGTAGGAAGGCGATTGAGTTTGCGGTGGATGCGGGATTCTCAGAATTTGTTATTGAAGGAGATAACGGCTCGGCCACGTCAGCTATTTCGACGATACAGCTTGATCAGTCACTGATGGGGAATGTGGTTGGGGACATTCAACATTTGATTCGGAATTTGCATTGGGTAAGGATTGATTGTATTAGGAGAGGGGGGAACCGGGTTGCTCATGTATTAGCTCAATTTGCTAGAAATATTTTTGAGGATAGGTattggatggaagatgttcctCCAATAGCTAGAGAAGTTGTGTACCAAGATGTTAACTTTGTTAATTAA